The proteins below come from a single Candidatus Bathyarchaeota archaeon genomic window:
- a CDS encoding ATPase P has translation MLEISIPEFGHLQLRYLVLDYNGTLGFDGKLSSEVKEKLTKLSEKLKIHVLTADTFGTARSELTDVPCEVHVIVDAEQDEQKELYVHGLGAMEVVAYGNGRNDRRMLNAAGLGIAVLGREGCAVDALQAADVCIFDIVDGLDLLLNPTRLKATLKI, from the coding sequence TTGCTTGAAATTAGCATCCCTGAATTTGGGCACCTGCAACTTCGATACCTCGTGCTAGATTACAATGGCACCCTTGGGTTCGACGGAAAACTATCCTCTGAGGTTAAAGAGAAGTTGACGAAGTTGTCTGAGAAACTTAAAATCCACGTTTTAACCGCCGATACCTTCGGTACTGCCCGCTCCGAGCTAACGGATGTGCCATGCGAAGTGCATGTTATAGTGGACGCAGAGCAGGATGAGCAAAAAGAACTCTACGTTCACGGCCTTGGCGCCATGGAAGTGGTGGCCTATGGGAATGGGCGAAATGACAGGCGCATGCTCAACGCGGCAGGGCTGGGCATCGCTGTCTTGGGCAGGGAGGGTTGTGCGGTGGATGCGTTGCAGGCGGCGGATGTTTGCATATTCGATATTGTGGATGGTTTAGATCTGCTGCTAAATCCCACTAGGCTCAAAGCCACCCTTAAAATCTAA
- a CDS encoding sugar phosphate nucleotidyltransferase — MKAVLLAAGAGERLQPITATRPKHIIKVGGKPILQFCLEAVKAAGIEEAIIITHYMGDVIRSYFGDGEALGLKLCYVEQPQILGTGNAAAIAEPHLDGDFVLIYGDLLFGQTAVKEVLSKFKAGQTAAVMAVVPVEHPESYGIIEQTPDGHVKRIVEKPATGKAPSNLANAGIYVFSKQVFDKIKQTKASVRGEWELTDAITMLAEEGKTVLAAQLRKEDWFDVGRPWDLLDANVWALGRMNHRLLGTVEPGAHLFGPVTVARTARIRSGVYIEGPAFIDEEADVGPNCYIRSGTSLGKKTRVGNACEIKNCLIMDGTHIGHLSYVGDSVLGEKCNLGAGTITANLRFDDGQVKMAIKDKVVDSGRRKLGMILGDGVKTGIKASFMPGVKVGAGTWVGANVMVERDLPAGQVVLLKQSTEVKPRIRAK; from the coding sequence ATGAAAGCGGTACTTTTAGCGGCGGGTGCAGGCGAGCGGCTCCAGCCCATAACGGCAACTCGTCCAAAACACATAATCAAAGTCGGCGGCAAACCGATTCTGCAGTTCTGTCTTGAAGCAGTTAAGGCAGCAGGTATAGAGGAAGCCATAATCATCACGCATTACATGGGAGACGTAATCCGAAGCTACTTCGGCGACGGTGAAGCGCTGGGACTCAAACTCTGCTATGTGGAGCAACCCCAGATTTTGGGCACAGGCAACGCTGCAGCCATCGCTGAGCCCCATCTCGATGGCGACTTTGTGCTGATCTACGGTGATTTGCTTTTTGGGCAAACCGCAGTTAAGGAGGTGCTTTCAAAATTCAAGGCGGGCCAGACAGCTGCAGTGATGGCTGTTGTGCCTGTGGAGCATCCGGAAAGCTACGGCATAATCGAGCAGACTCCCGATGGACACGTTAAACGTATAGTCGAAAAACCCGCAACTGGAAAAGCGCCCTCAAACCTTGCCAACGCAGGCATATATGTTTTCAGCAAACAGGTTTTCGACAAAATCAAGCAGACTAAAGCCTCCGTGCGGGGCGAATGGGAACTCACCGACGCCATAACCATGCTTGCCGAAGAAGGCAAAACCGTGCTGGCGGCACAGCTCCGCAAGGAGGACTGGTTTGATGTGGGCCGACCCTGGGATCTGCTGGATGCTAACGTTTGGGCGCTTGGCCGCATGAATCACCGCCTCCTAGGGACCGTTGAGCCGGGCGCGCATCTATTCGGGCCCGTGACAGTTGCGCGGACAGCGAGGATACGCAGTGGAGTCTACATCGAAGGACCAGCCTTCATCGATGAAGAAGCCGATGTTGGACCCAACTGCTATATTCGAAGCGGAACAAGCTTGGGCAAAAAAACACGCGTCGGAAATGCCTGCGAAATCAAAAACTGCCTCATCATGGACGGCACCCACATTGGGCACCTCAGCTACGTCGGCGACAGCGTTTTAGGCGAAAAATGCAACCTCGGCGCAGGCACCATAACCGCTAATCTGCGCTTCGATGATGGACAAGTCAAGATGGCGATTAAGGACAAGGTGGTGGATAGTGGGCGGCGCAAACTCGGCATGATTTTAGGGGACGGAGTGAAGACGGGTATCAAAGCTTCCTTTATGCCTGGAGTCAAGGTTGGCGCTGGCACCTGGGTGGGAGCGAACGTGATGGTGGAACGCGATTTGCCTGCTGGACAGGTGGTTCTGTTAAAGCAGTCCACTGAGGTGAAGCCTCGCATTCGGGCAAAATAA
- a CDS encoding prepilin peptidase, with amino-acid sequence MASSIAVSLAVLIYASWRDYVCREVSNKVWAIYAPIALALTLPELVLFDSSQLLLYGICFAVTSGIALLLFYTGGFGGADSKAFMCIALALPFAPIALFTPMIADAISPQSTVIFPLTIFSNSVLFAAASGVYMVLRNIIWHRKNKTTLFAGSLASESWGKKILILLTGYKMTVDSLKDKWHIFPMEDIDDQDTEKNRRLVVVPRDEGRDKIVERLSDATEAGKIDGYIWATPGLPMLIFVTLGLIVALVFGDVVWLLVRLLIG; translated from the coding sequence ATGGCGTCAAGCATCGCTGTTTCCTTAGCGGTGCTCATTTACGCATCATGGCGGGACTATGTGTGCCGAGAAGTAAGCAACAAGGTCTGGGCAATCTACGCGCCCATAGCATTGGCGTTAACCCTGCCTGAACTGGTGCTCTTCGACTCCAGCCAACTGCTCCTCTACGGCATATGCTTCGCCGTAACATCCGGCATCGCCCTGCTGCTTTTCTACACCGGCGGATTCGGTGGCGCAGACTCCAAAGCCTTCATGTGCATCGCTCTTGCCTTGCCGTTTGCGCCAATCGCCCTCTTTACACCCATGATTGCCGACGCCATCTCGCCCCAGTCAACGGTGATTTTTCCCCTAACCATATTCAGTAACTCAGTGTTGTTTGCTGCTGCAAGCGGCGTGTATATGGTGCTGCGAAACATCATTTGGCACCGAAAAAACAAAACGACCCTGTTCGCGGGGTCGCTGGCTTCTGAGTCATGGGGCAAAAAAATCCTTATCCTCCTAACGGGATACAAGATGACGGTGGATAGCCTTAAGGATAAATGGCACATCTTCCCCATGGAAGACATCGATGACCAGGACACAGAAAAAAACCGGCGCTTAGTCGTGGTTCCAAGAGATGAGGGCCGGGACAAAATCGTGGAGCGACTCTCCGACGCGACAGAAGCGGGCAAAATCGACGGTTATATCTGGGCTACGCCGGGGTTGCCTATGCTGATTTTCGTTACGTTGGGATTAATTGTGGCGCTGGTTTTCGGCGATGTCGTTTGGCTTTTGGTGCGGCTGCTGATCGGCTGA
- a CDS encoding carbohydrate kinase family protein has translation MSTACKHELENFLSQSTQKECAVVVAPDFFLDRLINLPWTASEFSGLVAKVTLRKGGSLDGIPQSDLKGGNAINVASALARLGVSVTPIVCTSHHGLERIRYYFKHNPINLDHIKIREKASITTALEFNEQEGKTNVMLRELGSLADFGPIDLEESDYELLETADYVCLFNWAGTLRHGTELAESVFGRAKRGRAKTFCDTADPTPNRHGIADLIANVLKTSKIDILSLNENEAVTYASFLDSEFASKRMRLGVAELAMDAARILAAHFSARIDLHTTAFSASIKGGSEVVVPTFKVKALRATGAGDSWCAGNLLGDHSNLSDECRLMLANAVSACYLSGEDGMHATKEKLLGFLKAQV, from the coding sequence ATGTCTACAGCGTGCAAACATGAACTTGAAAATTTCCTATCTCAGTCCACGCAGAAAGAATGCGCCGTAGTGGTTGCGCCGGATTTTTTTCTCGACCGCCTCATTAACCTGCCTTGGACTGCATCGGAGTTCTCCGGTTTAGTGGCGAAGGTTACTCTGCGCAAGGGCGGCAGCTTAGACGGGATACCCCAAAGCGACCTTAAGGGCGGAAACGCCATAAACGTGGCTTCGGCGCTTGCCCGCTTAGGTGTCTCCGTGACGCCGATTGTATGCACCAGCCACCATGGGCTAGAGAGAATCAGATACTACTTCAAGCATAACCCAATCAACCTCGACCACATCAAAATCCGCGAGAAAGCCTCCATAACTACTGCGCTGGAGTTCAATGAGCAAGAAGGAAAAACAAACGTTATGCTCCGAGAGTTAGGCAGCTTAGCGGATTTCGGGCCTATTGACCTCGAAGAATCTGACTATGAGCTTTTGGAGACGGCGGATTATGTGTGTCTCTTTAATTGGGCGGGTACGCTTAGGCATGGCACGGAGCTTGCGGAATCCGTTTTTGGGCGTGCTAAGCGGGGCAGAGCCAAGACGTTCTGCGACACCGCCGACCCCACCCCCAACAGGCACGGTATAGCTGACTTGATAGCAAATGTGCTTAAAACCTCCAAAATCGACATTCTGAGCCTAAACGAGAACGAAGCAGTCACCTACGCAAGCTTTCTTGATTCCGAATTCGCTTCAAAGCGTATGCGGCTGGGCGTTGCGGAGCTGGCAATGGATGCAGCGCGGATTTTAGCCGCTCACTTCTCGGCACGCATCGACCTGCATACCACAGCCTTCTCTGCCAGCATTAAAGGCGGAAGCGAAGTTGTGGTGCCCACATTTAAAGTTAAAGCGTTGCGTGCAACAGGCGCTGGCGACTCTTGGTGTGCAGGCAACCTCTTAGGCGACCACAGCAACCTTTCCGATGAATGCCGCCTGATGTTGGCCAACGCGGTTTCCGCCTGCTACCTCTCAGGCGAGGACGGCATGCACGCCACCAAAGAAAAGCTGTTGGGCTTCCTAAAGGCACAGGTCTAG
- the glmM gene encoding phosphoglucosamine mutase produces the protein MAKLFGSSGVRGLANVELTPALACKVASAVATHAKAKRAVVAKDTRVSGDMIESALVAGLVSCGVEVSLLGMVPTPVCAYATKALGADVGFMITASHNPPQYNGIKVFDSQGLSYADADQDAVEKIVAAGKYRLADWRQLGSTQAVDAVDIYLKMAQEAVQLKKAWRVVVDPGCGAAFDIGPSLLGALGCKVTALNAQPDGHFPARKSEPNAETLKDLSSTVKALGADIGIAFDGDADRVAFVDEHGVFVNFDRSLAAYGAYLLKRRGGGVIVTTIEASMAVETMAQKYAGKVMRTRVGDIYVSEVINRDGAVFGGEPCGAWIQPQLHLCPDGPLSAAMFLLALEAEGKTVSEFVGEVPEYITKRVNFTVKNDQKHRLINKLGEQLKAAFPAYIDFSTVDGARLALKEGWLLVRASGTEPLIRLTVEGESAAAAKDITAEATALIQKMIEA, from the coding sequence GTGGCTAAACTATTCGGCAGTTCAGGAGTACGTGGATTAGCAAACGTTGAATTAACCCCTGCTTTGGCCTGTAAGGTGGCATCGGCAGTGGCCACCCACGCGAAGGCGAAGCGGGCGGTTGTGGCTAAGGACACACGGGTGTCAGGGGACATGATTGAATCCGCTTTGGTCGCGGGCTTGGTTAGCTGCGGCGTGGAGGTTTCTCTTTTGGGGATGGTGCCTACGCCCGTCTGCGCATACGCCACTAAAGCGCTGGGCGCCGACGTTGGCTTCATGATTACTGCCTCTCATAATCCGCCCCAGTACAACGGAATTAAAGTCTTCGATTCCCAAGGGCTCTCCTACGCGGACGCTGATCAAGATGCCGTGGAAAAAATTGTTGCGGCTGGAAAATACCGTTTGGCGGATTGGCGTCAACTTGGATCTACCCAAGCCGTAGATGCCGTGGATATTTACCTTAAGATGGCGCAGGAAGCAGTCCAGCTTAAAAAGGCCTGGCGGGTAGTGGTTGACCCCGGATGCGGCGCCGCCTTCGATATTGGGCCCTCTTTACTTGGGGCGCTGGGCTGCAAAGTAACCGCTCTTAACGCTCAGCCCGACGGGCATTTTCCTGCCCGCAAATCCGAGCCCAACGCAGAAACCCTAAAGGACCTCTCATCCACAGTAAAGGCGCTTGGCGCTGACATTGGTATTGCATTCGACGGCGACGCTGACCGCGTGGCTTTTGTAGACGAGCATGGGGTGTTTGTGAATTTTGACCGCTCCCTAGCTGCTTATGGCGCATACCTTCTGAAGCGCAGGGGCGGGGGAGTAATTGTGACGACGATTGAGGCTTCTATGGCGGTGGAGACGATGGCGCAGAAATACGCTGGCAAAGTCATGCGGACCAGAGTCGGCGACATCTACGTTTCTGAAGTAATCAACCGCGATGGCGCAGTCTTCGGCGGCGAACCCTGCGGCGCCTGGATACAGCCTCAACTCCACCTCTGCCCCGACGGCCCCCTCTCAGCAGCCATGTTCTTGTTGGCGTTGGAGGCTGAGGGCAAAACTGTATCGGAATTCGTCGGAGAAGTGCCCGAGTACATAACCAAGCGGGTGAATTTCACCGTTAAAAACGACCAGAAGCACCGGTTGATCAATAAGCTGGGCGAGCAGTTAAAAGCGGCTTTCCCTGCCTACATTGATTTCTCGACGGTGGATGGCGCACGGCTGGCGCTGAAAGAGGGTTGGCTGCTGGTTCGGGCTTCAGGAACCGAGCCGCTTATTCGCTTAACCGTTGAGGGTGAATCTGCGGCGGCGGCGAAAGATATAACCGCCGAGGCAACAGCACTAATACAGAAGATGATTGAGGCATAA